One Amycolatopsis sp. NBC_00355 genomic window carries:
- a CDS encoding HD domain-containing protein, translated as MKWAEAIAALGGTPDAWPRLESRYGEPHRRYHTLTHAAAVARDSAWLAGGLGETDRAVVAVAAWTHDVVYDANPGEDERASAAWAREALTGVAEAHVERVEGLILTTIKHDAPAGDHLATALLDADLAILGAPEAQYAGYAEAVRQEYAKYPDDVWREGRIAVLEGMLSRTLYRSEAARARWATAAEKNLTAELTRWRRDRPDHR; from the coding sequence GTGAAGTGGGCCGAAGCGATCGCCGCGCTCGGCGGCACACCGGACGCCTGGCCCCGGCTCGAAAGCCGTTACGGAGAGCCCCATCGCCGTTACCACACGCTCACCCACGCGGCCGCCGTCGCGCGTGACTCCGCCTGGCTGGCCGGCGGTCTCGGCGAGACCGACCGGGCCGTCGTCGCCGTCGCCGCGTGGACGCACGACGTCGTCTACGACGCGAACCCCGGCGAAGACGAACGCGCGAGCGCGGCCTGGGCCCGGGAAGCGCTGACCGGGGTCGCCGAAGCGCACGTCGAGCGCGTGGAAGGCCTGATCCTGACCACGATCAAGCACGACGCGCCGGCCGGCGACCACCTCGCCACCGCGCTGCTCGACGCCGACCTCGCCATCCTGGGCGCGCCCGAAGCGCAGTACGCCGGGTACGCCGAAGCCGTGCGCCAGGAGTACGCGAAGTACCCCGACGACGTCTGGCGCGAAGGGCGCATCGCCGTCCTCGAAGGCATGCTGTCGCGGACGCTCTACCGCAGCGAAGCCGCGCGGGCACGCTGGGCGACCGCCGCGGAAAAGAACCTGACCGCCGAGCTGACCCGCTGGCGCCGGGACCGACCCGATCACCGATGA